AGGGTACTTGTAGAACTCCACACGCACCGTCTCGCCTACCCGGTACCGCATCCCTTGCAGTGTACCGAAACGCAAGGCGCGGCCGGCATGCCGGCCGCGCACCCCCTCCAGCAAGGGATTAATCCACCAGCTCGATGATCGCGAGCTGCGTCCCATCGCCCTTACGGCGCTCGGCCAGCTTCAGAATGCGGGTGTACCCGCCCGGCCGGTCCGCGTACTTGGGCGCGATATCGTCAAACAGCTTGCGCACCACGGTCAGGTCGTGGATGTCCCGGATCACGCGCCGGCGGGCGGCCAGATCCCCCCGCTTCGCCACGTTGATCAGGTGCTCCACGAACCCCCGCAGCTCCTTCGCCTTCGGAACGGTCGTGGTGATCCGCCCGTGCCGCAACAGCGCGGTCGCCTGATTGCGGTACAGGGCCAGCCGGTGGCTCGAGTGCCGGCCCAGCTTGCGTCCAGACTTCAGGTGGCGCATGCTCTCACTCCTTTAGCGACAAACCGTGCTCGGCAAGACGCTCCTTGATCTCCTCCACGCTGCGCTCGCCGATCCCGGGCACCTTCTTCAGTTCACGCTCGGTCAGCGCCAGGAGGTTCTCGATCGAGTCGATCCCCTCCTCCTTGAGGTTGTGCAGCACGCGGGTGGAAAGCCCCAGGTCATCCAGGGTCAACGCGGGGCGTTCCGCGGCCTCCTCCGCGCCTACAGCCTCTACCTCCGGCGCCGCCTCCACTGGCTCCGCCTCGGCCTCCGCCACCACAGCGGCCTGATCGAAAAAGCCCAGATGCTCCCGCAGGATCCCCACCGCGGACTGTAGGGCGTCCAGCGGCGAGACGGACCCATCCGTCCAGATCCGCAGGATGAGCTTGTCCAGGTCGGTGCGCTGCCCCAAGCGGGTGTCCTCGACGTGATACGCGACGCGGCGCACCGGCGAGTACAGCGCGTCCACCGGGATCGAGTTGATGCGGTCCTTGATCCCGTGCTTCTCCGCGGGCACGTACCCCACGCCCTCGTCCACCCGCACCTCCATCACCAGCTTGCCGCCCTCACCCAGCGTGGCGATGTACAGGTCCGGGTTGATGATCTCGGCGTCCGGCGGGCACTCCAGGTCACGGGCGTAGATGGTGCGGGGCCCTTCGGCGCGCAGGGTCAAGATCTTGGACCCCGGCGCGTGGAACTTCACAACGAGTTCCTTGAGGTTGAGGATGATCTGCACCACGTCCTCCTTAACCCCGGGAAGGGTGGAGAACTCGTGCAGCGCATCCTCGATGTACACGCTGGTCACCGCGGTGCCCGGGATCGAGGAGAGCAGGATGCGGCGCAAAGGGTTACCCAGCGTGACCCCGAAGCCACGCTCGAGGGGCTCGAGCACGAACTCGCCGTAATTCCCCTCCACGCGCGCGGTAAACACCGGGGTTTTGGTCTTCGTGGTCTCCAAAAGAACCCCTCCTCTTACCTGGAGTAGTACTCGATCACCAGCTGCTCGTTCACCGGGATCGCGAGCTCATCCCGCTCCGGCAGCCGCACGAACTTCCCGGTCATGGTCTCCGGGTCGTACTCGAGCCACATCGGCAGCTTCCGGCGCTTGGCCGCCTCGGCGTTTTCCTGGAAGACCACGAGTTTCTTGCTGCGCTCCGCGACCGAGATCACGTCCCCGGGCTTGACGCGGTAGCTGGGGCGATCCACCCGCTTGCCGTTCACGAGGATGTGCCGGTGCACCACGAACTGGCGGGCCTGGCGACGGGTGGTGGCGATGCCCAGACGGAAGACCACGTTGTCCAGGCGGGACTCCAGCAGCTGGAGGAAGACCGTGCCCGTCACGCCCTTCTTGCGGGTGGCTTCCTCGAAGAGGTTACGGAACTGCTTCTCGTTCAGGCCGTACAGGTAGCGCAGCTTCTGCTTCTCGCGGAGGCGCACGGCGTAGTCGCTCGGGCGACGGGAACGCCGCTGGCCGTGCTGCCCCGGCGGGTACGGACGCCGATCCATGTAGCGCTGGACCTTCTCGGTCTCAGCGATGTTGATGCCCAAACGGCGTGCGATTCTTACGACTGGACCACGGTAACGACCCACTTCCTTCCTCCTTTACGCACGCTTCCGCTTCCGGGGACGGCAGCCGTTGTGCGGAACCGGGGTGTCGTCGACGATCGAACGGACCTGAAGACCCGAAGCCTGCAGGGCACGGATGGCCTGCTCGCGGCCCGCGCCGGTGCCCCGCACGATCACGTCCACCTGGGTCATGCCGTAAGCCTGCGCTTTTTTGGCCGCGTCGATCGCCGCGAGCTGCGCGGCGTACGGGGTGCCCTTGCGGCTCCCCTTGTACCCGATCACCCCACCGCTGGACCACGCGATCGGGTTCCCCTCGGGGTCGGTAATCGTCACGATGGTGTTGTTGTAGGTCGCGTGGATGTACGCCTTGCCGTGCGCGACCTGCCGCTTGACCTTCTTCCTGGATGTTCTCTTGGCCATACTCTCCTCCTAAGGAGTATCAACTGGCCCCTAAAGGCACAACTCCCTAAGTTTACGCACTCGAGCGCATCCCCGCAAGGCTTACTTCCGCGGCGCCTTCTTCTTACCAGCCACGGTCTTACGCGGCCCCTTGCGCGTGCGCGCGTTGGTCCGGGTGCGCTGGCCGCGCACTGGAAGCCCCCGGCGGTGACGCAGCCCCCGGTAGCAGCCGATGTCCATCAAGCGCTTGATGTTCGCCTGCACCTCAGCGCGGAGCTCCCCCTCGAGCTTCCAGGTGTTCTCCACGTACTCGCGCAGCTTAACCACTTCCTGGTCGGAAAGGTCCTTCACGCGCACCGAGGGGTCGATCCCCGTCGCCTCGAGGGCCTGCTTGGCCCGGGTGCGCCCGATGCCGTAAATGTAGGTCAGCGCGATCTCGACGCGTTTGTTGCGCGGAATCTCCACACCAGCGATACGAGCCATACTTCCTCCCTAACCTACCCCTGGCGCTGCTTGTGCTTGGGGTTCTCGCAGATCACGTACACCCGCCCGTGCCGGCGGATCACCTTGCACTTGTCGCAGATCTTCTTGACCGAAGCACGCACCTTCATCGCCACTCCCTCACTTTCGGTAGATAATCCGTCCCTTGGTCGGATCGTAGGGAGAGATCTCCACCACGACGCGGTCGCCAGGAAGGATGGGGATGTAGTGCATCCGCATCTTACCGGAGATATAGGCCAGGATCTCCAGCCCGCTGTCCAGCTTCACCCGGAACTGGGTGTTCGGCAACGCCTCCTCTACCACGCCTTCCGCTCGAATGGTGTCCTTACCCTTCGCCACATCCCCTCCCTACAGGATGCCCGTCAGCAACCGGGGTCCGTCCTCGGTGATCGCCACGGTGTTCTCGTAGTGTGCGGCCAGGTTCCCGCGACCCGCGGTGGCCGTCCAACCATCCTCCAATACTACAACAGGTGCGGGGTGCAGGGTGACCATCGGCTCGATCGCGAGCACCATGCCGGGGCGCAGCTTGGGTCCGGTCCCGGGCCGCCCGTAGTTCGGCACCTGCGGGTCCTCGTGAAACCGCGCGCCGATCCCGTGCCCCACGAACTCCCGCACCACCCAAAACCCCGCGGCCTCCACGTGAGCCTGCACCGCCGCGGCCACGTCCCCCACGCGGTTCCCCACCTGGGCCGCGTCCAGCGCCTTCCAGAAGGCTTCCTCCGTCACCCGAACCAGCCGCTCGGCCTCCGCGCTCACCGCGCCGATCGGGTAGGTGCGCGCCATGTCCGCGGCGTACCCCTTGTAGAAGAGGCCCACATCGATCGAGAGGAGATCCCCCTCCTTGAGGGGCTCCTCGTCGGGAATCCCGTGCACGACCACGTCGTTCTTGGAGGCGCAGATCACCGCGGGAAACCCGTGGTACCCGAGAAACGCGGGCTTCGCGCCGCGCTTGGCGATCGCCTTGCGCGCGATGCGATCCAGCTCGCGCGTGGTCACGCCGGGACGGACGGCCGCCTCCACCTCGGCCAGCACCTCGGTCAGCAGGCGGCCCGCCTCCGCCATCACCTCGAGCTCGTCCCGGCTTTTGAGCGTGATGGCCACTAGAGCGCCTCCCGGATCCGGCGGTACACCTCATCCACCGTGCCCACGCCGTTCGCCCGCACCAGCACGCCCCGCGCCGCGTAGTAATCCACGAGGGGCTGGGTTTTTTCCGCGTACACCTCGAGGCGGCGGCGTACCGTCTCCTCGTTGTCGTCCGAGCGCCCTTCGAGCTCCGCGCGCTTCAACAACCGCGCTACGAGCTCCTCCGTGGGTACCTCGAGGAGCAACGCCTTATGAATGGGCGCGCCGAGCGTCTCGAGAAGGCGGTCCAGCGCCTCAGCTTGCGCGGTGGTCCGGGGGAAGCCGTCAAAGATCGCCCGCACCTCGGGCATTTGCTCGAGCTCCTCCTTGATGATCGCGAGGATGAGCTCGTCCGGAACCAGGTCCCCCCGGTCCATGATGGGCTTGACCTTGCGGCCCAGCTCGGTACCTTGGGCGACGTGCGCGCGCAGGATATCCCCGGTGGAGATCTTCTTGAGGTTCAGGTCCTGCGCCAGCCGGGCGGCTTGCGTTCCCTTACCCGCGCCGGGCGGCCCCAAAAAGATCAGCACCATAGGCTCGCTCACCTAGAACCGCCCCCTTCCACGGATGCGCCCCTTGGAGAGGAAACCCTCGTAGTTGCGCAGCATCAGCTGGGACTCGATCTGGCGGAGGGTGTCGAGGGAGACGCCCACCACGATGAGCAGCCCGATCCCGGAGAAGGCCAGCGTCTGGACCTGGGTCAGGTTCTGGATGATCTGGGGCAAAGCGGCAACCAACCCGAGGAAAAGGGCCCCCCACAGCGTGAGGCGGGTCACGATGTGCTCGAGGAACTTCACCGTGGGTTCACCAGGGCGCACGCCCGGGATGAACCCGCCGTACTCGCGCAGGTCAGAGGCGATTCGGCGTGGGTCGAACTGCACCGCGGTGTAGATGTAGGTGAAGACGATGACGAGCAGCACCTCGATGGAGAGGCCCCAAAAGCCCCGCGGGTTAAAGAAGTTCGCGATCGCCTGCGCGACCGGGGAGTCGCTAAACGGCGCGGTGAGGAAGATCGGGATCTGCAGAATGGCCGCGGCGAAGATGATGGGGATGACGTTCGCGGCGTTCAGTTTGATGGGGATGTAGGTGGCCTGGCCGCCGTAGACACGGCGCCCGACCACTTTACGCGCGTACTGCACGGGGATGCGCCGCTCGGCCTGGGTGAACGCGGCCATACCCGCGAAGGCCAGGATCAAAAAGGCCAGGAAGAACAGGATGTTCAGGATGCCGAGCTCCCCGGTCCGTACCAGCTGGAAGGTGCTCAGCAGCTGCGGGATCCAGACCGCAACGATCCCGGCGAAGATGATCAGGCTGGTCCCGTTCCCGATCCCGTACTCGGTGATCCGTTCCGCCATCCAAAGGAGTAGGGCGATCCCGGCCACCTGGGTGACCACCACCACGAAACGGAAGAACCACCCCGGCTCCCAGCCCGGCAGGAGGAACTGCCCGCCCTGCGACTCGAGGAAGGCGACGGCGAGGAAGAACCCCTGGAAGGCCCCGAGCGCGATGCCCCCGATCCGCGTGTACTGGTTGATGATCCGGCGGCCTTCCTCACCCTCCCGGGAGAGTTTTTCGAGCTGGGGCACCACGGTCACGAGGAGCTGCATGATGATGGCCGCGGTGATGTAAGGCATAATCCCCAGGGCGAAGATCGAGAACTGCTCGAAGTTTCCCCCGGAGAAGAGGTTGATGATGCCGAACACACCACCGGCCTGGGTGCCCAAGAACTCGCGCACCCGGGCTACGTCCACCCCCGGCGTGGGGATGGTGGTCCCCAGCCGGTAGGCGGCGAGCACCAGGAGGGTGAAGAACATGCGCTGCCGGAGTTCGGGGATCAGGAAGGCATCCCTAAACGCCCGGAGCATGTTACGCCTCCTCGGTCTTCTGCTGGCCCAGCAGGATCACCTCGCCCCCCGCGGCCTTGATCTTCTCGACCGCGGA
This region of Marinithermus hydrothermalis DSM 14884 genomic DNA includes:
- the rpsD gene encoding 30S ribosomal protein S4; this encodes MGRYRGPVVRIARRLGINIAETEKVQRYMDRRPYPPGQHGQRRSRRPSDYAVRLREKQKLRYLYGLNEKQFRNLFEEATRKKGVTGTVFLQLLESRLDNVVFRLGIATTRRQARQFVVHRHILVNGKRVDRPSYRVKPGDVISVAERSKKLVVFQENAEAAKRRKLPMWLEYDPETMTGKFVRLPERDELAIPVNEQLVIEYYSR
- the map gene encoding type I methionyl aminopeptidase, with amino-acid sequence MAITLKSRDELEVMAEAGRLLTEVLAEVEAAVRPGVTTRELDRIARKAIAKRGAKPAFLGYHGFPAVICASKNDVVVHGIPDEEPLKEGDLLSIDVGLFYKGYAADMARTYPIGAVSAEAERLVRVTEEAFWKALDAAQVGNRVGDVAAAVQAHVEAAGFWVVREFVGHGIGARFHEDPQVPNYGRPGTGPKLRPGMVLAIEPMVTLHPAPVVVLEDGWTATAGRGNLAAHYENTVAITEDGPRLLTGIL
- the rpsM gene encoding 30S ribosomal protein S13 produces the protein MARIAGVEIPRNKRVEIALTYIYGIGRTRAKQALEATGIDPSVRVKDLSDQEVVKLREYVENTWKLEGELRAEVQANIKRLMDIGCYRGLRHRRGLPVRGQRTRTNARTRKGPRKTVAGKKKAPRK
- the rpmJ gene encoding 50S ribosomal protein L36, which gives rise to MKVRASVKKICDKCKVIRRHGRVYVICENPKHKQRQG
- the rpsK gene encoding 30S ribosomal protein S11; the encoded protein is MAKRTSRKKVKRQVAHGKAYIHATYNNTIVTITDPEGNPIAWSSGGVIGYKGSRKGTPYAAQLAAIDAAKKAQAYGMTQVDVIVRGTGAGREQAIRALQASGLQVRSIVDDTPVPHNGCRPRKRKRA
- a CDS encoding adenylate kinase translates to MVLIFLGPPGAGKGTQAARLAQDLNLKKISTGDILRAHVAQGTELGRKVKPIMDRGDLVPDELILAIIKEELEQMPEVRAIFDGFPRTTAQAEALDRLLETLGAPIHKALLLEVPTEELVARLLKRAELEGRSDDNEETVRRRLEVYAEKTQPLVDYYAARGVLVRANGVGTVDEVYRRIREAL
- the rplQ gene encoding 50S ribosomal protein L17; the encoded protein is MRHLKSGRKLGRHSSHRLALYRNQATALLRHGRITTTVPKAKELRGFVEHLINVAKRGDLAARRRVIRDIHDLTVVRKLFDDIAPKYADRPGGYTRILKLAERRKGDGTQLAIIELVD
- the infA gene encoding translation initiation factor IF-1, with translation MAKGKDTIRAEGVVEEALPNTQFRVKLDSGLEILAYISGKMRMHYIPILPGDRVVVEISPYDPTKGRIIYRK
- the secY gene encoding preprotein translocase subunit SecY, with the protein product MLRAFRDAFLIPELRQRMFFTLLVLAAYRLGTTIPTPGVDVARVREFLGTQAGGVFGIINLFSGGNFEQFSIFALGIMPYITAAIIMQLLVTVVPQLEKLSREGEEGRRIINQYTRIGGIALGAFQGFFLAVAFLESQGGQFLLPGWEPGWFFRFVVVVTQVAGIALLLWMAERITEYGIGNGTSLIIFAGIVAVWIPQLLSTFQLVRTGELGILNILFFLAFLILAFAGMAAFTQAERRIPVQYARKVVGRRVYGGQATYIPIKLNAANVIPIIFAAAILQIPIFLTAPFSDSPVAQAIANFFNPRGFWGLSIEVLLVIVFTYIYTAVQFDPRRIASDLREYGGFIPGVRPGEPTVKFLEHIVTRLTLWGALFLGLVAALPQIIQNLTQVQTLAFSGIGLLIVVGVSLDTLRQIESQLMLRNYEGFLSKGRIRGRGRF
- a CDS encoding DNA-directed RNA polymerase subunit alpha, which produces METTKTKTPVFTARVEGNYGEFVLEPLERGFGVTLGNPLRRILLSSIPGTAVTSVYIEDALHEFSTLPGVKEDVVQIILNLKELVVKFHAPGSKILTLRAEGPRTIYARDLECPPDAEIINPDLYIATLGEGGKLVMEVRVDEGVGYVPAEKHGIKDRINSIPVDALYSPVRRVAYHVEDTRLGQRTDLDKLILRIWTDGSVSPLDALQSAVGILREHLGFFDQAAVVAEAEAEPVEAAPEVEAVGAEEAAERPALTLDDLGLSTRVLHNLKEEGIDSIENLLALTERELKKVPGIGERSVEEIKERLAEHGLSLKE